The Aeromicrobium yanjiei genome includes a region encoding these proteins:
- a CDS encoding DUF3048 domain-containing protein — protein MNLRLLVAATAASLALAACSSSSDSTQKASPEPSKGTAKQLVEVSPLTGKAMKKGRPDNPVFVVKIENTIGGAPQYGLDQADLVIEELVEGGLTRLAAFYYSSLPSKVGHVRSLRTSDIGIAGPVGGQIVASGGATGAYNKVKGAGIKVFSEDDGAPGFSSDPLKVRPYNRLIDLKTVARNAKATTIPGPYLPWSQGSDPTPKPSSSTGATATPKPKKATTATVRFSPSTATSWALKGRKWVRTNGHAEAGKDFEADTMIVLSCRVGDAGYTDPAGNPVPETVFEGSGEARIFHGNRVTSVTWVKPGLTKGLRFRTADGKPYRIEPGKVFLELVPEGDGGVSFS, from the coding sequence ATGAACCTGCGTCTCCTGGTTGCGGCGACCGCCGCGTCCCTTGCTCTGGCCGCCTGCAGCTCCTCCTCGGACTCCACTCAGAAGGCGTCGCCCGAGCCGAGCAAGGGCACGGCGAAGCAGCTGGTGGAGGTGTCCCCGCTCACGGGCAAGGCGATGAAGAAGGGTCGTCCGGACAACCCCGTCTTCGTCGTGAAGATCGAGAACACGATCGGCGGAGCGCCGCAGTACGGTCTCGACCAGGCCGACCTGGTCATCGAGGAGCTCGTCGAGGGCGGACTGACGCGCCTCGCCGCCTTCTACTACTCCTCGCTGCCGTCCAAGGTCGGCCACGTGCGCTCGCTACGCACCAGCGACATCGGCATCGCGGGCCCCGTCGGGGGCCAGATCGTCGCGTCCGGCGGCGCCACCGGGGCGTACAACAAGGTCAAGGGCGCCGGCATCAAGGTCTTCTCCGAGGACGACGGCGCTCCTGGCTTCAGCAGCGATCCGCTGAAGGTCCGCCCCTACAACCGCCTGATCGACCTCAAGACCGTGGCCCGCAACGCCAAGGCCACGACGATCCCCGGGCCGTACCTGCCGTGGTCGCAGGGCTCGGACCCCACGCCGAAGCCCTCGAGCTCGACCGGCGCGACGGCGACGCCCAAGCCGAAGAAGGCGACGACCGCGACCGTGCGGTTCTCGCCCTCGACCGCGACGTCGTGGGCGCTCAAGGGCCGCAAGTGGGTCCGCACGAACGGCCACGCCGAGGCCGGCAAGGACTTCGAGGCCGACACCATGATCGTGCTGTCGTGCCGTGTGGGAGATGCGGGTTACACCGATCCCGCGGGCAATCCCGTGCCGGAGACCGTGTTCGAGGGCAGTGGGGAGGCGCGGATCTTCCACGGCAACCGCGTGACCTCGGTGACATGGGTCAAGCCGGGGCTCACCAAGGGGCTGCGGTTCAGGACCGCGGACGGCAAGCCGTACCGCATCGAGCCCGGCAAGGTGTTCCTCGAGCTGGTGCCCGAGGGCGACGGCGGGGTCAGCTTCAGCTGA
- a CDS encoding TetR/AcrR family transcriptional regulator, giving the protein MSHPARVTKSVLRTARKTTKTTRRQDYSSSTKKALLDSATTLFTDHGYAGTSLDEVVAAARVTKGALYHHFPSKLALFENVFLRVQESTTAEIEKSINASKDPWERAQIGMDKFLQVCRQPQFRRICMQEGPVALGHERWHEAEKASSFGIVQRVVDDLLADLGDADGLGEAFAAVFYGAIRSASEYVSDADDPDAASEEVKATIGALLTGLRLLPQEGHPIS; this is encoded by the coding sequence ATGTCCCATCCCGCACGCGTGACGAAGAGCGTCCTGCGCACCGCTCGCAAGACCACCAAGACCACACGTCGCCAGGACTACTCCTCGAGCACCAAGAAGGCCCTCCTGGACAGCGCGACGACCCTGTTCACCGATCACGGCTACGCAGGCACGTCCCTCGACGAGGTCGTTGCGGCCGCGCGGGTCACCAAGGGTGCGCTCTACCACCACTTCCCGAGCAAGCTCGCGCTGTTCGAGAACGTCTTCCTGCGCGTGCAGGAGTCGACGACCGCCGAGATCGAGAAGTCGATCAACGCCTCGAAGGACCCGTGGGAGCGGGCGCAGATCGGCATGGACAAGTTCCTCCAGGTCTGCCGCCAGCCGCAGTTCCGCCGCATCTGCATGCAGGAGGGCCCGGTCGCCCTCGGTCACGAGCGCTGGCACGAGGCTGAGAAGGCCTCGTCGTTCGGCATCGTCCAGCGGGTCGTGGACGACCTGCTGGCCGATCTCGGCGACGCCGACGGCCTGGGCGAGGCCTTCGCCGCCGTCTTCTACGGCGCGATCCGCTCGGCCTCGGAGTACGTGTCGGACGCCGACGACCCGGACGCGGCCAGCGAGGAGGTCAAGGCCACGATCGGTGCGCTCCTGACCGGCCTGCGGCTGCTGCCGCAGGAGGGGCACCCGATCAGCTGA
- a CDS encoding MerR family transcriptional regulator gives MADDAGTGEELTIDELAARAQMTVRNVRAYAARGLIDAPRLAGRTGYYNREHLQRLQLVRQLLERGFTLAAIEKAIQNTPHHAAGHTLDLMTILDLPDEGDAEIMSREDLAALAGVERDDALIESMVGLGLVEKLDGDRVRLMEPAVVRAGAAAVTLGLPPESVISLFPVLQSHLRTIADTFVREVVTELIQPFIDAGLPEHDWRRIIDLVDGLLPIASQVTLGIFRSEIRKSIDIEVGEQITGIAAKLD, from the coding sequence ATGGCTGACGACGCGGGCACCGGCGAGGAGCTCACGATCGACGAGCTCGCGGCTCGGGCGCAGATGACCGTGCGCAACGTGCGTGCGTACGCCGCGCGCGGGCTGATCGACGCACCCCGCCTCGCGGGCCGCACGGGCTACTACAACCGCGAGCACCTGCAGCGGCTGCAGCTCGTGCGCCAGCTGCTCGAGCGCGGCTTCACGCTCGCGGCGATCGAGAAGGCGATCCAGAACACCCCGCACCACGCCGCGGGGCACACCCTCGACCTCATGACGATCCTCGACCTCCCCGACGAGGGTGACGCCGAGATCATGTCGCGCGAGGACCTCGCAGCCCTCGCCGGCGTCGAGCGCGACGACGCCCTGATCGAGTCGATGGTGGGCCTCGGGCTGGTCGAGAAGCTCGACGGCGACCGCGTACGCCTCATGGAGCCCGCGGTGGTGCGTGCGGGTGCCGCGGCCGTGACGCTCGGCCTGCCGCCGGAGTCGGTCATCTCCCTGTTCCCCGTGCTGCAGTCCCACCTGCGGACCATCGCGGACACGTTCGTGCGCGAGGTCGTGACCGAGCTGATCCAGCCGTTCATCGACGCGGGCCTGCCCGAGCACGACTGGCGCCGCATCATCGACCTCGTGGACGGCCTCCTGCCGATCGCGAGCCAGGTCACGCTGGGGATCTTCCGCTCCGAGATCCGCAAGTCGATCGACATCGAGGTCGGCGAGCAGATCACCGGCATCGCAGCCAAGCTCGACTGA
- a CDS encoding YqgE/AlgH family protein: MDSLRGTMLVATPAIEAGPFLRSVVFLLDHDQDGALGVIVNRPLDTAEVDDVLPDWAGLVNAPVCLFEGGPVAMDSALALGVIADVPPLGWRQMAGRVGLIDLDGPLPASGELYGLRVFAGYAGWGPGQLEEEIAEGAWLVVVAEDGDLISPHPETLWRDVLRRQDDDIRFWATFPDDPSAN; the protein is encoded by the coding sequence ATGGACTCCCTGCGCGGAACGATGCTGGTGGCCACCCCGGCCATCGAGGCGGGTCCCTTCCTGCGCAGCGTCGTGTTCCTGCTCGACCACGACCAGGACGGTGCACTCGGCGTGATCGTCAACCGTCCGCTGGACACCGCCGAGGTCGACGACGTCCTGCCGGACTGGGCCGGCCTCGTCAACGCGCCGGTGTGCCTGTTCGAGGGCGGACCGGTCGCGATGGACTCCGCGCTCGCGCTGGGCGTCATCGCGGACGTCCCGCCCCTCGGCTGGCGGCAGATGGCAGGTCGGGTCGGGCTGATCGACCTCGACGGGCCGTTGCCGGCGAGCGGTGAGCTGTACGGTCTGCGGGTCTTCGCCGGCTATGCGGGCTGGGGTCCCGGTCAGCTCGAGGAGGAGATCGCGGAGGGCGCCTGGCTCGTCGTCGTGGCCGAGGACGGCGATCTCATCTCGCCTCACCCCGAGACGCTGTGGCGCGACGTCCTGCGGCGCCAGGACGACGACATCCGATTCTGGGCGACATTCCCGGACGACCCGTCGGCGAACTAG
- a CDS encoding DUF3039 domain-containing protein — protein MAFFQRGSQTALDERTDERVDQRPEEGDHERFSHYVPKDELTEAMVMGTPVIALCGKVWTPSRDPQRFPVCPECKDIWEGLDKGDEGDPSGDA, from the coding sequence GTGGCTTTCTTCCAGCGTGGTTCGCAGACGGCACTCGACGAGCGCACCGACGAGCGTGTCGACCAGCGCCCCGAGGAAGGCGATCACGAGCGCTTCTCGCACTACGTGCCCAAGGACGAGCTGACCGAGGCCATGGTCATGGGCACGCCCGTCATCGCCCTGTGCGGCAAGGTGTGGACGCCCAGCCGCGATCCGCAGAGGTTCCCGGTCTGCCCCGAGTGCAAGGACATCTGGGAAGGTCTCGACAAGGGCGACGAGGGGGATCCGTCGGGTGACGCGTAG
- a CDS encoding DEAD/DEAH box helicase produces MTRSQHLRVWQREAFELYQRTQPSDFLTVATPGAGKTTFALTIAADLLAKGIVERIVIVTPTDHLKTQWALAASGIGIAIDPTLPSQGALGSGFQGFAVTYAGLAVNPNAYRARIEHRSTMVIMDEVHHAGDALTWGDAVQEACEPAVRRLALTGTPFRSDDNPIPFVTYAPQVDGTVASVADYSYGYGHALKDGVVRPVLFMAYSGRMHWRTRAGDEVAARLGEPLDRAATAQALRTALDPNGSWIPEVLTAAHTRLNEVRRHVPDAGGLVIASDQDSARAYASVLAEITGLKPTVVLSDEPGSSAKIAEFSAGMTPWMVAVRMVSEGVDIPRLSVGVYATTTSTPLYFAQAVGRFVRARRKGETASIFVPSVPRLLELASDLEAQRDHVIGRAVKDEDDLFAAEAELIAKAQEDQGASDQLGEYRALASDASFDRLVYDGGEFGYDALSDDDGELDFLGIPGLLDPDQVAELLKTARAKRAQDKAARAEPEIAADVAFERRSELRRELQALVGAWHHRTGAPHGVTHSRLRSQCGGPPAAQASSAELQARIDAIRAWALKASG; encoded by the coding sequence GTGACGCGTAGCCAGCACCTCCGGGTCTGGCAGCGCGAGGCGTTCGAGCTCTACCAACGCACGCAACCGAGCGACTTCCTCACTGTCGCCACGCCCGGAGCCGGCAAGACCACGTTCGCCCTGACGATCGCCGCCGACCTCCTCGCGAAGGGTATCGTCGAGCGGATCGTCATCGTGACGCCCACCGACCACCTCAAGACGCAGTGGGCGCTGGCCGCCTCGGGCATCGGCATCGCGATCGATCCGACGCTGCCGAGCCAGGGGGCGCTCGGCTCGGGCTTCCAGGGCTTCGCGGTCACGTACGCGGGCCTTGCGGTCAACCCCAATGCGTACCGCGCCCGCATCGAGCACCGCTCGACGATGGTGATCATGGACGAGGTCCACCATGCCGGCGACGCGCTGACGTGGGGAGACGCCGTCCAGGAGGCCTGCGAGCCCGCGGTCCGGCGGCTCGCGCTGACCGGCACCCCGTTCCGCTCCGACGACAACCCCATCCCGTTCGTGACGTACGCCCCGCAGGTCGACGGCACCGTCGCGAGCGTCGCGGACTACTCCTACGGCTACGGCCACGCGCTCAAGGACGGCGTCGTGCGACCCGTGCTGTTCATGGCCTACTCGGGCCGGATGCACTGGCGCACCCGTGCGGGCGACGAGGTCGCGGCCCGCCTCGGCGAGCCGCTCGACCGCGCCGCGACGGCCCAGGCGCTGCGCACCGCGCTCGACCCCAACGGCTCGTGGATCCCCGAGGTGCTCACCGCGGCGCACACCCGACTCAACGAGGTGCGCCGGCACGTCCCCGACGCGGGGGGCCTGGTGATCGCGAGCGATCAGGACAGCGCTCGTGCGTACGCCTCGGTGCTGGCCGAGATCACGGGTCTGAAGCCGACCGTGGTGCTGTCCGACGAGCCCGGCAGCAGCGCCAAGATCGCCGAGTTCTCGGCCGGCATGACGCCGTGGATGGTCGCGGTCCGCATGGTCTCCGAGGGCGTGGACATCCCGCGGCTGTCGGTCGGCGTGTACGCGACGACGACCTCGACCCCGCTCTACTTCGCCCAGGCCGTGGGCCGCTTCGTGCGTGCCCGGCGCAAGGGTGAGACGGCCTCGATCTTCGTGCCGAGCGTGCCGCGCCTGCTCGAGCTGGCCTCGGACCTTGAGGCCCAGCGCGATCACGTGATCGGACGCGCGGTCAAGGACGAGGACGATCTGTTCGCCGCCGAGGCCGAGCTCATCGCCAAGGCGCAGGAGGACCAGGGCGCCTCCGACCAGCTGGGGGAGTACCGCGCGCTCGCGAGCGACGCCTCGTTCGACCGGCTCGTCTACGACGGCGGCGAGTTCGGCTACGACGCGCTCTCCGACGACGACGGCGAGCTCGACTTCCTGGGCATCCCCGGCCTGCTCGACCCCGATCAGGTCGCCGAGCTGCTGAAGACCGCGCGCGCCAAGCGGGCCCAGGACAAGGCGGCCCGCGCGGAGCCCGAGATCGCGGCCGACGTCGCGTTCGAGCGCCGAAGCGAGCTGCGCCGTGAGCTGCAGGCGCTCGTCGGCGCGTGGCACCACCGCACGGGCGCCCCGCACGGCGTCACCCACAGCCGGCTGCGCTCGCAGTGCGGCGGACCTCCTGCGGCGCAGGCCTCGTCGGCCGAGCTGCAGGCGCGGATCGACGCGATCCGGGCGTGGGCGCTCAAGGCGTCCGGCTAG
- a CDS encoding alpha/beta hydrolase: MAPRTRLFARLMRLVEKGIEEVEDLPAHRAKRVRLQRSAVGQRLFGRVHAQATQQEITIGSGSRALVHRPTDVAGPLPCVVNFHGGGWVQGNPEQSGWLASSVAVGARAVVISPSYRLAPDAPFPAGVEDCWDALTWVVDHADELGVDPSRISLMGDSAGGNLAAVMTLLARDAGGPEIRSQVLIYPGVEMYDRWPSEDRNAEAPVLTSRNMRAYVRLYLDAQHGTEDFRASPIRAASHAGLPKAFILTAEHDPLLDNGSRYRDALVEAGVPVRYVEYEGAIHGFLSLPGVVPVARRALDDIVDFLRATA, translated from the coding sequence ATGGCCCCCCGCACCCGACTGTTCGCTCGACTCATGCGGCTGGTCGAGAAGGGCATCGAGGAGGTCGAGGACCTGCCGGCCCACCGTGCGAAGCGGGTGCGGCTGCAGCGCTCCGCGGTCGGGCAGCGACTCTTCGGCCGGGTCCACGCGCAGGCCACGCAGCAGGAGATCACGATCGGCTCGGGATCCCGCGCGCTCGTGCACCGGCCCACGGACGTCGCGGGACCGCTGCCGTGCGTCGTCAACTTCCACGGCGGCGGCTGGGTCCAGGGCAATCCCGAGCAGTCCGGCTGGCTCGCGAGCAGCGTCGCGGTCGGCGCCCGGGCGGTCGTGATCTCGCCGTCGTACCGGTTGGCCCCGGACGCCCCGTTCCCGGCCGGCGTGGAGGACTGCTGGGATGCGCTCACGTGGGTCGTCGACCACGCGGACGAGCTGGGCGTCGACCCCTCGCGCATCTCGCTGATGGGTGACAGCGCGGGCGGCAACCTCGCCGCGGTCATGACGCTGCTGGCCCGCGACGCGGGTGGACCCGAGATCCGGTCCCAGGTGCTGATCTATCCCGGCGTCGAGATGTACGACCGATGGCCCTCGGAGGACCGGAACGCCGAGGCGCCCGTGCTGACGTCGCGCAACATGCGGGCGTACGTCCGGCTCTACCTCGACGCACAGCACGGCACCGAGGACTTCCGCGCCTCCCCGATCCGGGCGGCCTCCCACGCAGGGCTGCCCAAGGCGTTCATCCTCACCGCGGAGCACGATCCGCTGCTCGACAACGGCTCGAGGTATCGCGATGCGCTCGTGGAGGCGGGGGTGCCGGTCCGCTACGTCGAGTACGAGGGCGCGATCCACGGCTTCCTCAGCCTGCCCGGTGTCGTGCCGGTCGCCCGGCGCGCCCTCGACGACATCGTGGACTTCCTCCGCGCGACGGCCTAG
- a CDS encoding oxygenase MpaB family protein → MRRDHWQREIDRLDPETQYEQIVRITAMHEFPWDSQQALSFALFRTYAVPSIGRLLHETGEFTGATQKRHDDTALILETLAAEGLDSPDGRAGVRRMNQMHGSYDISNDDLRYVLSTFVVTPVRWITRYGWRPGLDAEKTATVRYYQRLGRLMGIRDIPADYDGFAELMDAYERDTYAFDPRSRAVADATLDLFVGFYPRPLRPAMRRFSIALLDDHLREAFGYPRPPRLVTALAHGSLVARGRIVRFLPPRRRPAFLRDTHRIRSYPGGFMIERLGTFPATMPQDGSSPKG, encoded by the coding sequence ATGAGGCGAGATCACTGGCAGCGTGAGATCGATCGACTCGACCCCGAGACGCAGTACGAGCAGATCGTCCGGATCACCGCGATGCACGAGTTCCCGTGGGACTCGCAGCAGGCGCTCAGCTTCGCGCTGTTCCGCACGTACGCGGTGCCCTCGATCGGTCGCCTGCTGCACGAGACCGGTGAGTTCACCGGCGCGACGCAGAAGCGGCACGACGACACCGCGCTGATCCTGGAGACGCTGGCCGCCGAGGGTCTGGACTCGCCGGACGGCCGGGCCGGGGTGCGCCGGATGAACCAGATGCACGGCAGCTACGACATCTCCAACGACGACCTGCGCTACGTGCTCTCGACGTTCGTGGTGACCCCGGTGCGGTGGATCACGAGGTACGGCTGGCGGCCCGGGCTCGACGCGGAGAAGACGGCGACCGTGCGCTACTACCAGCGGCTCGGCCGGCTCATGGGCATTCGCGACATCCCCGCCGACTACGACGGGTTCGCCGAGCTGATGGACGCCTACGAGCGCGACACCTACGCGTTCGACCCCAGGTCCCGGGCCGTGGCCGATGCGACCCTCGACCTGTTCGTGGGCTTCTACCCGCGGCCGCTTCGCCCGGCGATGCGCCGGTTCAGCATCGCGCTGCTGGACGACCACCTGCGCGAGGCGTTCGGCTATCCGCGGCCGCCGCGGCTCGTGACCGCGCTCGCCCACGGGTCGCTGGTGGCCCGCGGCCGGATCGTCCGGTTCCTCCCGCCCCGCCGCAGGCCGGCGTTCCTGCGCGACACACACCGCATCCGTTCCTATCCGGGCGGGTTCATGATCGAGCGGCTCGGCACGTTCCCGGCGACGATGCCGCAGGACGGCAGCTCGCCCAAGGGCTGA
- a CDS encoding superoxide dismutase: protein MRHLRWAVGLAAAAVVATVLPASAHPAQDRRPAPPDRIELPAGWLPEGITTDGKNLYSGSRADGAILKIGIASGRTTRFAGATGRVAVGIDYDRRRDVLWVAGGAGKEVRAQDADTGKVLATYAFPSVSARFVNDLTVTRSGVYATDSLSKELLVVPFTRGRSAKLPAAGRAKIVPLTGDLQLAAGNNLNGIVSYGKALVAVQSNTGLLLRIDPRSGRTRQIDTGGTTFVNGDGLERGRGVLYVVQNRLNKIAVVDLDRRQRTGELVDMIERADFADEIDVPSTVALVKDSLFVVNARFGTPSPETAAYWITRADARR, encoded by the coding sequence ATGAGACATCTTCGTTGGGCGGTGGGACTCGCCGCAGCGGCCGTGGTCGCGACCGTCCTGCCCGCCTCCGCCCACCCCGCCCAGGACCGACGCCCCGCGCCACCGGATCGCATCGAGCTGCCGGCCGGCTGGCTGCCCGAGGGCATCACCACGGACGGCAAGAATCTCTACTCCGGGTCCCGCGCCGACGGAGCCATCCTGAAGATCGGCATCGCGTCGGGACGCACCACCCGCTTCGCCGGGGCGACCGGACGCGTGGCGGTCGGCATCGACTACGACCGGCGCCGCGACGTCCTGTGGGTCGCCGGGGGCGCCGGCAAGGAGGTGCGTGCGCAGGACGCCGACACCGGCAAGGTCCTGGCGACGTACGCCTTCCCGAGCGTGAGCGCGCGGTTCGTCAACGACCTGACCGTGACCCGCAGCGGCGTCTACGCCACCGACTCGCTGTCGAAGGAGCTGCTGGTCGTCCCGTTCACGCGCGGACGGAGCGCCAAGCTGCCCGCGGCCGGGCGGGCCAAGATCGTGCCGTTGACCGGCGATCTTCAGCTCGCGGCGGGCAACAACCTCAACGGCATCGTGAGCTACGGCAAGGCACTGGTCGCGGTGCAGAGCAACACCGGTCTGCTCCTTCGCATCGACCCGCGATCGGGCCGGACCCGCCAGATCGACACCGGCGGGACGACCTTCGTCAACGGTGACGGGCTCGAGCGGGGCCGTGGGGTGCTCTACGTCGTGCAGAACCGGCTCAACAAGATCGCGGTCGTCGACCTCGACCGGCGCCAGCGGACCGGCGAGCTCGTCGACATGATCGAACGGGCCGACTTCGCGGACGAGATCGACGTGCCCAGCACGGTCGCCCTCGTGAAGGACTCGCTGTTCGTGGTCAACGCCCGGTTCGGGACGCCGAGCCCGGAGACGGCTGCTTACTGGATCACGCGCGCGGACGCGCGACGCTGA
- a CDS encoding DoxX family protein produces the protein MPLTSPVRTTGRLALGAMLLFAGTSHLTFARQEFSAQVPPWIPVDTDLVVLASGVAELTLGGALIAAPRRHRATVGWVVAAFFVAIFPGNISQLVTRTDAFGLDSDRARAVRLLFQPLLVLWALWSTGAWRSWRQRRASARVIQ, from the coding sequence ATGCCCTTGACCTCCCCCGTGCGCACGACCGGGCGCCTAGCCCTCGGCGCGATGCTGTTGTTCGCCGGCACCAGCCACCTGACCTTCGCGCGTCAGGAGTTCTCCGCCCAGGTGCCGCCATGGATCCCCGTCGACACCGATCTCGTGGTGCTCGCCTCGGGTGTCGCCGAGCTGACCCTCGGCGGGGCGCTGATCGCCGCACCGCGACGCCACCGGGCCACCGTGGGATGGGTCGTGGCGGCCTTCTTCGTCGCGATCTTCCCCGGCAACATCTCCCAGCTGGTCACCAGGACGGACGCCTTCGGGCTCGACTCGGACCGCGCCCGCGCCGTACGGCTGCTCTTCCAGCCGCTGCTCGTGCTCTGGGCGCTGTGGTCAACCGGCGCGTGGCGGTCCTGGCGTCAGCGTCGCGCGTCCGCGCGCGTGATCCAGTAA